The Ananas comosus cultivar F153 linkage group 2, ASM154086v1, whole genome shotgun sequence genome contains a region encoding:
- the LOC109706476 gene encoding uncharacterized protein LOC109706476, with product MVYRGGLLLNPTLHDAPIGDRPNNLQIRGASRCLLLVAVAELVLTATLFDDVGLNAGNDFLNLLIQSLFAVAVVVAFNVAMLALLLPLAAPFAEAVSPAVASRLERAAAVGSVTTLLLATSLLVSVALVGDYAKREALGELR from the coding sequence ATGGTGTATCGTGGTGGATTATTGCTCAATCCGACGCTCCACGACGCTCCAATTGGCGATCGCCCCAACAACCTGCAGATTCGGGGGGCCAGCAGGTGCCTCCTCTtggtcgccgtcgccgagctCGTGCTGACAGCCACGCTGTTCGACGACGTCGGCCTCAACGCTGGTAACGACTTCCTCAATCTCTTAATCCAGTCGCTCTTCGCCGTCGCTGTCGTCGTCGCCTTCAACGTCGCCATGCTTGCGCTGCTCCTCCCCCTCGCGGCGCCGTTCGCAGAAGCCGTCTCTCCGGCCGTGGCATCCCGCTTGGAGCGGGCCGCTGCAGTCGGGTCCGTTACGACCCTTCTGCTCGCCACCTCCCTTCTCGTCTCCGTCGCGCTCGTCGGTGATTATGCAAAAAGAGAGGCCCTCGGCGAGCTCAGATAA
- the LOC109706475 gene encoding serine/threonine-protein kinase RIPK-like — translation MAKSSSWKLFCMGCFGGVEEISTKKSTKGGEKKSSHCSNNSSSSPSRLSFSSLDSTQALSPEDLSLTLSGSNLHVFTLAELKAATKNFSTTNFLGSGGFGPVYKGFVDEKLRPGLRAQQVAVKYLDSEGVQGHREWLAEVIFLGQLRHPHLVKLIGYCYEDEHRMLVYEYMTKGSLENHLFKRYLAALPWSARIKIAVEAAKGLAFLHDAERPVIYRDFKASNILLDSDFKAKLSDFGLAKDGPQGDDTHVTTRVMGTQGYAAPEYILTGHLTTKSDVYSFGVVLLELLSGRRCVDRARRDREQNLVDWARPYLKKPDKLYRIMDPTLELQYSHKGAQKAAAVAYQCLSHRTKSRPSMKEVVEALEPLLELRDVPIGTFVFTVEGDEGEENETKKIDMKVELTGREEQQSDHHDHHHMRHKKRYPNSAIHAEIVLRRDRSGSYTNSLRKGQSSPSHQRDRGA, via the exons ATGGCTAAGAGTTCATCATGGAAGTTATTTTGCATGGGTTGTTTTGGGGGTGTTGAAGAGATAAGCACAAAGAAGAGCAcaaaaggaggagaaaagaagagCAGCCACTGCAGCAACAATAGCTCAAGTTCTCCTTCAAGGCTCTCATTCTCAAGTTTGGATTCCACACAAGCCCTCTCTCCCGAAGACCTCTCGTTGACGCTCTCGGGTTCGAACCTCCATGTGTTCACCCTCGCGGAGCTCAAAGCCGCGACCAAGAACTTCTCGACGACGAACTTCCTCGGCTCGGGCGGCTTCGGCCCAGTCTACAAAGGCTTCGTCGACGAGAAGTTGCGGCCCGGGCTCAGGGCTCAGCAGGTGGCTGTGAAGTACTTGGACTCAGAAGGAGTGCAAGGTCATAGAGAATGGCTG GCTGAGGTGATCTTTCTAGGGCAATTGAGGCATCCTCATCTGGTGAAGTTGATTGGTTACTGCTATGAAGATGAGCATAGAATGCTAGTTTATGAGTACATGACCAAAGGGAGCTTGGAGAACCATCTTTTCAAAA GATATCTAGCTGCTTTACCGTGGTCGGCGCGAATAAAGATCGCGGTTGAAGCCGCGAAGGGCCTCGCCTTCCTTCACGATGCCGAGAGGCCCGTCATTTACCGCGATTTCAAAGCTTCCAACATATTATTAGACTCA gaCTTCAAGGCGAAGCTCTCGGACTTTGGGCTCGCGAAGGACGGCCCGCAAGGAGACGACACTCATGTCACGACACGCGTCATGGGCACGCAAGGCTACGCTGCTCCAGAGTACATCTTAACTG GCCATCTTACTACGAAGAGTGATGTCTACAGCTTCGGAGTTGTACTGTTGGAGCTATTGAGCGGTCGTCGATGCGTCGACAGGGCTCGACGAGACAGAGAACAGAACCTTGTGGACTGGGCCAGGCCTTATTTGAAGAAGCCCGATAAGTTATACCGGATCATGGACCCGACCCTCGAATTGCAGTATTCTCACAAAGGAGCACAAAAGGCTGCTGCAGTTGCTTATCAGTGCTTAAGCCACAGGACGAAATCACGGCCTAGCATGAAAGAGGTCGTCGAGGCGTTGGAGCCGCTTTTGGAGCTCAGGGATGTGCCGATCGGCACGTTCGTGTTCACGGTCGAGGGAGATGAAGGCGAGGAAAACGAGACGAAGAAGATCGACATGAAGGTCGAACTGACGGGCAGAGAGGAACAGCAAAGTGATCATCATGATCACCATCATATGAGGCATAAAAAGCGGTACCCGAACTCCGCGATTCATGCCGAAATCGTGCTCCGGAGAGACCGGAGTGGATCGTACACCAACTCATTGCGAAAGGGCCAGAGCTCGCCGAGCCACCAACGCGATAGAGGGGCGTAA